In Listeria monocytogenes, the following proteins share a genomic window:
- the argH gene encoding argininosuccinate lyase: protein MEKLWGGRFQGKSEAWIDDFGASISFDQKMAKEDLAGSLAHVAMLSKCGIIPASEAAEITAGLKILQEKLALGELEFSTVNEDIHLNIEKLLHEEIGPVAGKLHTARSRNDQVATDMHLYLKQAVAEIIQSLKHLRVVLVQKAELHVETIMPGYTHLQHAQPLSFAHHLLAYFGMFTRDLERLEESVKRIDISPLGSAALAGTTFPIDRAYSAELLGFSAVYENSLDGVSDRDFIIEFLSNSSILMMHLSRFCEELILWTSHEFQFVELTDAFSTGSSIMPQKKNPDMAELIRGKTGRVYGNLFGMLTVLKGLPLAYNKDLQEDKEGMFDTLETVQTSLDIFAGMIETMKVNTEIMEESTQKDFSNATELADYLAKKGVPFREAHEIVGKLVLECTQNGIYLQDVALSHYQEINPLIEDDIYVVLSSKTAVQKRNSYGGTGFDQIKVALENTKKTL, encoded by the coding sequence ATGGAAAAACTATGGGGCGGACGTTTTCAAGGGAAAAGTGAAGCATGGATTGACGATTTTGGTGCTTCGATTTCTTTCGATCAAAAAATGGCAAAAGAAGACTTGGCGGGAAGTTTAGCGCATGTCGCCATGCTCAGCAAATGCGGAATTATTCCTGCTTCAGAAGCAGCTGAAATTACGGCCGGATTAAAAATCCTCCAAGAAAAATTAGCGCTTGGTGAGCTCGAATTCAGCACAGTTAACGAAGATATTCATTTAAATATCGAAAAACTATTGCACGAGGAAATCGGTCCAGTCGCTGGAAAACTTCATACGGCGCGCAGTCGGAATGATCAGGTTGCAACAGACATGCATTTATATTTAAAACAAGCCGTAGCAGAAATTATTCAGTCATTAAAACATTTACGCGTAGTGCTTGTTCAAAAAGCAGAGTTGCATGTTGAAACAATTATGCCTGGCTATACGCATTTGCAACACGCCCAGCCCCTGTCGTTTGCTCATCATTTACTTGCTTACTTTGGAATGTTTACACGGGATTTGGAGCGTTTAGAAGAAAGTGTCAAACGGATTGATATTTCGCCGCTCGGTTCTGCGGCGCTTGCTGGAACGACTTTTCCGATTGACCGGGCGTATAGCGCTGAATTACTTGGCTTTTCTGCTGTTTATGAAAATAGTTTGGACGGCGTGAGTGATCGTGATTTTATTATCGAGTTTCTTAGTAACAGTTCTATTTTAATGATGCATTTATCGCGTTTTTGTGAGGAATTGATACTTTGGACGAGTCATGAATTTCAATTTGTCGAGTTAACGGATGCTTTTTCAACGGGAAGTTCAATTATGCCGCAAAAGAAAAATCCAGATATGGCAGAGTTAATTCGTGGAAAAACGGGTCGGGTTTACGGAAACCTGTTCGGCATGCTAACGGTTTTAAAAGGGTTGCCGCTCGCTTATAATAAAGATTTACAAGAAGATAAAGAAGGCATGTTTGATACGCTTGAGACGGTTCAGACCAGCTTAGATATATTCGCGGGAATGATTGAAACGATGAAGGTCAATACAGAAATAATGGAAGAATCGACGCAAAAAGATTTTTCCAATGCGACGGAACTAGCAGATTATTTAGCGAAAAAAGGCGTTCCATTTAGAGAAGCGCATGAGATTGTTGGGAAATTGGTGCTTGAATGTACGCAAAATGGGATTTATTTGCAAGATGTAGCGCTTAGCCACTATCAGGAAATAAATCCACTTATTGAGGATGATATTTACGTGGTGCTTTCCTCTAAAACTGCCGTGCAAAAAAGAAATTCTTACGGCGGGACTGGATTTGATCAAATTAAAGTTGCTCTCGAAAACACGAAAAAAACATTGTAA
- the betL gene encoding BCCT family glycine betaine transporter BetL: protein MKKLTSVFWGSGCLVLLAVLFGAFLPKQFETFTTNIQKFLTSNFGWYYLIVVAIIIIFCLFLVLSPIGSIRLGKPGEEPGYSNKSWFAMLFSAGMGIGLVFWGAAEPLSHYAVQAPGGEVGTQAAMKDALRYSFFHWGISAWSIYAIVALALAYFKFRKNAPGLISATLYPILGKHAKGPIGQLIDIIAVFATVIGVATTLGLGAQQINGGLTYLFGVPNNFTVQFTIIIIVTILFMLSAMSGLDKGIQLLSNVNIYVAGVLLILTLILGPTLFIMNNFTNSFGDYLQNIIQMSFQTAPDAPDARKWIDSWTIFYWAWWLSWSPFVGIFIARISRGRTIRQFLLGVIVLPALVSVFWFAVFGGSAIFVEQHGNSGLSGLATEQVLFGVFNEFPAGMVLSIVAMILIAVFFITSADSATFVLGMQTTGGSLNPPNSVKVTWGLLQAGIASVLLYAGGLTALQNASIIAAFPFSIVIILMIVSLFVSLTREQEKLGLYVRPKKSQRSQL from the coding sequence TTGAAAAAATTAACAAGTGTTTTTTGGGGGTCAGGTTGTCTCGTTTTATTAGCTGTTTTATTTGGGGCCTTTTTACCAAAACAATTTGAAACTTTTACAACCAATATACAAAAATTTCTAACAAGTAATTTTGGTTGGTACTATTTAATTGTTGTAGCGATTATTATTATCTTCTGCTTGTTTTTAGTTTTAAGTCCGATTGGCTCGATCCGACTCGGAAAACCTGGTGAGGAACCGGGGTATAGTAATAAGTCTTGGTTTGCGATGTTGTTTAGTGCTGGAATGGGAATTGGCCTCGTTTTCTGGGGTGCAGCTGAGCCGTTATCTCATTATGCGGTCCAAGCTCCTGGCGGTGAAGTCGGCACGCAAGCGGCGATGAAAGATGCGCTTCGCTATTCATTCTTCCACTGGGGAATTTCTGCTTGGTCGATTTATGCGATTGTCGCTTTAGCACTGGCTTACTTCAAATTCCGGAAAAATGCACCTGGTTTAATAAGTGCCACACTTTATCCTATTTTAGGGAAACATGCCAAAGGTCCAATTGGGCAATTGATTGATATCATCGCCGTTTTTGCGACTGTCATCGGTGTTGCAACGACACTCGGCCTTGGCGCTCAACAAATTAATGGTGGTCTTACATACTTGTTTGGTGTTCCAAACAATTTTACTGTCCAATTTACCATTATTATCATTGTCACCATTTTATTTATGTTATCGGCCATGTCTGGACTTGATAAAGGTATTCAGCTTTTAAGTAATGTAAATATTTATGTTGCTGGAGTTTTATTAATTTTAACCCTTATTCTTGGTCCTACCCTTTTCATTATGAATAATTTTACCAATTCATTTGGTGACTACTTACAAAATATCATCCAGATGAGTTTTCAGACAGCACCTGATGCGCCTGATGCTCGAAAATGGATTGACTCATGGACTATTTTTTATTGGGCTTGGTGGCTTTCTTGGTCTCCGTTTGTCGGGATTTTTATCGCTCGAATTTCACGCGGCAGAACGATTCGCCAATTCTTGCTCGGTGTCATCGTGTTACCCGCTTTAGTCAGTGTATTTTGGTTTGCCGTATTTGGCGGCTCGGCGATTTTTGTCGAACAACATGGAAATTCTGGGCTTTCAGGTTTAGCAACTGAACAAGTACTCTTTGGGGTATTTAATGAATTCCCAGCTGGCATGGTGTTATCGATTGTTGCGATGATTTTAATTGCAGTCTTCTTTATTACTTCAGCAGACTCAGCCACATTTGTTCTCGGTATGCAAACGACGGGCGGGTCTTTAAATCCACCGAACTCCGTCAAAGTAACATGGGGACTACTCCAAGCAGGGATAGCAAGTGTGCTACTTTATGCAGGCGGACTAACAGCTCTTCAAAATGCGTCGATTATAGCAGCATTTCCGTTTTCTATCGTCATCATCTTAATGATTGTTTCGTTATTCGTTTCATTAACGAGGGAACAAGAAAAACTCGGATTGTACGTCCGACCGAAAAAATCACAACGTTCCCAACTATAA
- a CDS encoding class II aldolase/adducin family protein — MLYQKEREDLAKVVKTMFDRFETNAAGGNVSVRMNNEHIIMTPTLMSQAKLCDLSPYEILVVDNNNEVVEGDGRVTREINLHRACYVENPKIGCVLHAHPKESMLFATLGMELPNLTEATQKIGQIPTLEFAPATSPELAEIVRKHVIELGEKAVPSASLLNKHGIVVLDTSLHKAYDMLERIEYNAYIAEKALVFDALGIKKLAHDRELNYNLEE; from the coding sequence ATGTTATACCAAAAAGAACGTGAAGATTTAGCAAAAGTAGTGAAGACGATGTTTGACCGCTTTGAAACGAATGCGGCTGGAGGAAATGTTAGTGTGCGCATGAATAATGAGCATATTATTATGACGCCAACGCTGATGAGTCAAGCAAAACTTTGCGATCTTTCCCCATATGAAATCCTTGTAGTGGATAATAACAATGAAGTCGTAGAAGGAGACGGAAGAGTTACTAGAGAAATTAACTTACACCGCGCTTGTTACGTAGAAAATCCAAAAATCGGCTGTGTACTCCATGCTCATCCAAAAGAATCCATGCTATTTGCCACACTTGGGATGGAATTACCGAATTTAACAGAAGCAACGCAAAAAATTGGACAAATTCCAACACTTGAATTTGCGCCAGCGACTAGTCCAGAACTTGCGGAAATCGTTCGTAAACACGTTATCGAACTAGGGGAAAAAGCTGTTCCTAGTGCAAGTTTATTAAATAAACACGGTATTGTCGTATTAGATACATCGCTTCATAAAGCATACGACATGCTAGAGCGTATTGAATACAATGCCTATATTGCAGAAAAAGCGTTAGTATTTGATGCTTTAGGTATTAAAAAATTAGCTCATGACCGCGAATTAAATTATAATTTGGAGGAGTAA
- a CDS encoding 1-phosphofructokinase family hexose kinase, whose translation MIYTITLNPAIDRLLFIQGELEKRKTNRVKKTAYDCGGKGLHVSGVLSKFGIKNEALGIAGSDNLDKLYAILKEKHINHDFLVEAGTSTRECFVVLSDDTNGSTMIPEAGFTVSQTNKDNLLKQIAKKVKKEDMVVIAGSPPPHYTLSDFKELLRTVKATGAFLGCDNSGEYLNLAVEMGVDFIKPNEDEVIAILAKKTNSLEENVRKLAEKIPYLVVSLGAKGSLCAHNGKLYQVIPPQVQERNDTGAGDVFVGAFIAGLAMNMPITETLKVATGCSASKVMQQDSSSFDLEAAGKLKNQVSIIQLEER comes from the coding sequence ATGATTTACACGATAACATTAAATCCAGCCATTGACCGGTTGCTTTTCATTCAAGGAGAGTTAGAAAAAAGGAAGACTAATCGAGTCAAAAAAACAGCGTATGATTGCGGGGGAAAGGGGCTTCACGTTTCGGGAGTGTTATCCAAATTCGGTATTAAAAATGAAGCACTTGGAATTGCGGGATCAGACAATCTCGACAAACTATATGCCATTCTAAAAGAAAAACATATCAACCATGATTTCCTTGTAGAAGCTGGAACTTCGACAAGAGAATGCTTCGTCGTCTTAAGTGATGACACGAATGGCAGCACGATGATACCTGAAGCTGGTTTTACCGTAAGTCAGACCAACAAAGACAATCTTTTAAAACAAATCGCTAAAAAAGTTAAAAAAGAGGATATGGTGGTGATTGCTGGATCTCCGCCTCCTCATTATACATTATCTGATTTTAAAGAACTACTAAGAACTGTCAAAGCAACAGGAGCGTTTCTCGGATGTGATAATTCTGGTGAATATTTAAACTTAGCGGTCGAAATGGGCGTCGATTTCATTAAACCAAATGAAGATGAAGTCATTGCCATTTTAGCCAAAAAAACGAATTCACTCGAAGAAAATGTCCGCAAATTAGCCGAAAAAATCCCTTATCTGGTCGTTTCGCTTGGAGCAAAAGGATCACTTTGCGCGCATAATGGCAAATTGTATCAAGTTATTCCACCACAAGTGCAGGAACGCAATGATACTGGGGCTGGCGATGTGTTTGTCGGGGCATTTATTGCAGGACTTGCGATGAACATGCCGATTACCGAAACATTAAAAGTCGCGACAGGTTGCTCCGCTAGTAAAGTCATGCAACAAGACAGTTCGAGCTTTGATTTAGAAGCTGCTGGAAAACTCAAGAATCAAGTAAGTATTATACAATTGGAGGAGAGATAA
- a CDS encoding PTS galactitol transporter subunit IIC has product MESLQSVIQFILNLGAAVFVPALMIIIGLIVRMKVRDAVSAGIILGVAFLGMNIVIGFMIEALTPAAQGLAERTGINLSILDGGWTSMATLAWAWPFAFLMFPLQLGINAIMLVINKTKTLNVDLWNVWGKILTAVLIIGVTQNVYLAFIVAGIQIVTELILCDANQRQIQELNGIPGVTVSHGMMIFCIFLMPLDWLLKKIPALRKDMDANALKDKIGIFAENHVMGFIIGGLLGIAAGYDVAKTLMLAMQAAAALTLFPMVAKLFMQALSPLSDGISEFMKRKFKNRELFIGLDWPILAGCSEVWVAIVLMVPVTLIFALILPGNGVLPFAGILNISLCAPALIVTGGNLIRMIILGTITTPIFLYVSTFFAGTITDLAHSTGAISLKAGQQITWSTLEYPVFRYIFAEASQFTILGFIFVAIWVLLLVFYVKMMKKRTIELEKASS; this is encoded by the coding sequence ATGGAGTCATTACAATCAGTTATACAGTTTATTTTGAACCTTGGAGCTGCCGTTTTTGTTCCAGCACTAATGATTATTATTGGGCTAATCGTACGAATGAAAGTAAGAGATGCAGTCAGTGCGGGGATTATTCTAGGGGTTGCTTTCCTTGGAATGAACATCGTTATCGGCTTTATGATTGAAGCATTAACACCAGCTGCACAAGGACTTGCTGAAAGAACAGGAATTAATTTAAGCATCTTAGACGGAGGATGGACATCAATGGCAACACTTGCTTGGGCGTGGCCATTTGCCTTCTTGATGTTCCCGCTACAACTAGGTATTAACGCAATTATGCTCGTTATCAATAAAACCAAAACCTTAAACGTTGATCTATGGAATGTTTGGGGCAAAATTTTAACAGCCGTACTTATTATTGGCGTAACACAAAATGTTTACTTAGCATTTATTGTTGCCGGAATTCAAATTGTTACAGAACTAATTCTATGTGATGCTAACCAACGTCAAATTCAAGAGTTAAATGGAATTCCAGGTGTAACCGTTTCTCACGGTATGATGATTTTCTGTATTTTCTTAATGCCGCTTGATTGGTTACTGAAAAAAATTCCAGCACTTCGTAAAGACATGGATGCCAATGCGTTAAAAGATAAAATTGGTATTTTTGCAGAAAACCATGTGATGGGCTTTATTATCGGTGGACTTCTGGGGATTGCAGCTGGTTATGATGTTGCGAAAACCTTGATGTTAGCCATGCAAGCTGCAGCAGCATTAACCCTTTTCCCAATGGTTGCAAAACTATTTATGCAAGCACTTTCTCCACTATCTGATGGTATTTCTGAGTTCATGAAACGTAAATTTAAAAACCGTGAATTGTTTATTGGGCTAGATTGGCCGATTTTAGCAGGATGTAGTGAAGTTTGGGTAGCAATCGTTCTGATGGTTCCAGTTACACTTATCTTCGCGCTTATTTTACCAGGAAATGGCGTATTACCGTTCGCTGGGATTCTAAATATTTCCTTGTGCGCGCCGGCTCTGATTGTAACAGGTGGGAACTTAATCCGCATGATTATTCTTGGAACGATTACAACACCGATTTTCTTATATGTATCTACTTTCTTCGCTGGCACTATCACGGATTTAGCGCATTCAACTGGTGCGATTTCTCTAAAAGCTGGACAACAAATTACATGGAGTACACTTGAATATCCAGTGTTCCGTTACATTTTTGCAGAAGCAAGTCAGTTCACTATTTTAGGCTTTATTTTTGTCGCAATTTGGGTATTATTACTAGTATTTTATGTGAAAATGATGAAAAAACGAACAATTGAACTAGAAAAAGCTAGCTCTTAA
- a CDS encoding PTS sugar transporter subunit IIB, which yields MKKVIVACGSGVATSQTVASKVERILKEKGVRATVEAVDIKSLEQHIKTSDVYVAITKANKEFDIPTLNGIAFLTGMGMDEETEKLLNALK from the coding sequence GTGAAAAAAGTTATCGTAGCATGTGGATCAGGCGTGGCAACAAGCCAAACAGTAGCATCAAAAGTAGAACGTATTTTAAAAGAAAAAGGGGTTCGCGCAACTGTAGAAGCAGTTGATATTAAGTCTTTAGAGCAACATATTAAAACAAGTGATGTATATGTAGCCATTACAAAAGCGAACAAAGAATTCGATATTCCAACATTGAATGGTATTGCTTTCTTAACAGGCATGGGCATGGACGAAGAAACAGAAAAATTACTTAACGCCTTAAAATAA
- a CDS encoding PTS sugar transporter subunit IIA: MDYHDLFQKELTLINSSYESQAELFECTSKVLEKEQYVEATFREAVTSREVVFPTGLEMNGIKIAIPHTDTIFVKRPFVLVNKLSTPIPFIQMGSSEKWIDVEVIFMLGIKNPKDQVPLLSSIMEKFMEADFVEQIKQINDSNALCDFLKKQFGE, from the coding sequence GTGGATTACCATGATTTATTTCAAAAAGAATTAACCCTGATAAATTCAAGTTACGAGAGTCAGGCAGAACTTTTTGAATGCACGAGCAAGGTATTAGAGAAAGAGCAGTATGTAGAGGCAACTTTTAGAGAAGCGGTAACAAGCCGAGAAGTAGTTTTTCCTACTGGACTTGAGATGAATGGAATCAAAATTGCTATTCCTCATACAGACACGATTTTTGTCAAACGACCATTTGTACTTGTAAACAAACTTTCTACACCTATCCCTTTTATTCAAATGGGCTCAAGTGAGAAATGGATTGATGTGGAAGTCATTTTCATGTTAGGAATCAAAAACCCCAAAGATCAAGTTCCACTGCTTTCAAGTATCATGGAAAAATTTATGGAAGCGGATTTTGTGGAACAGATAAAACAAATAAATGATAGCAATGCATTATGTGATTTTCTAAAAAAACAATTTGGAGAGTGA